In bacterium, the genomic window CCGGGCGCGTCGAGCGAGATCGGCGGAAGCACGAGCCCCCGCTCCGTCGCGACGCTGCGCACCGGGTGGATCTCGACGAGGTGCGGCAGGTCGGGGTGGTCCGCCGAGGCGTGGTCCGGCAGCAGGCGGAGAAAGCCGGACACCGTCACCCGCTGCTGGGTCGTGATGATCTCGTCCAGCAGTTGCGCGTACGCGCTGTGCGCCGTGCCGCCGGCGTCGAGGACGCCCGGGCGCACCGCGTTCTGGAGGACGGCGGCGACGAGGCCCTCGCGGTCCGCCGGCGAGGGGGCCAGCCCGAACGCGATGCCGAGGCCGTAGGCGCCTTCCGGTGTCCGGTTCGTGACGTACCCTTCCACCGATACCTCGGCGCCCGGGGTCAGGCGGAGGTAGCCGAGCGGCTCAAGGCCCGACGCCATGACGTCGGTCTCCGCCGATCCGCCGGGCACGAGGCGAATGCCCGACAGCACGCGCAGCAGGTCGGCCGGGGTGCGGACCGCGATCGGGGTAGCCTGCTGCGACGGGACGGTCCGGCGCAGCTCGTCGGAGACGAGGATGGCCCGCGCGATCTCGCGCATCGCGGTGCGCGTGTTGCGGCTCTGCCGCTGGATGCGCTGGAAGGCCTCCTGTTCGTCGATGCCCTCGCGCGACATCAAGATGCCCTTGGCGCGCTCGACGAGCTTGCGGGTCTCCAGCGTCTCCTTGAGATTGCCCACCTCCTGCTGCAGCGTGCGCAACTCGCCGAACCGCGCCATCGCGATCTCGATCGCCGGGACGAGCTCCGCCTCGCGCACCGGCTTGACGAGGTAGGCCAGCACGCCGGCCTCCTGCGCCCGCTGCACCAGATCGCGTTCGCTCCAGGCCGTGAGGAGGATGATCGGCCTCGGCGCGCGCGACATGATCGTGGCCGCCGCGGAGACACCGTCGAGGCCCGGCATCTTGATGTCCATGAAGATGAGGTCGGGCGAGGTCTTGTGGGCGAGGGCGACGGCCTCTTCGCCGTCCGGCGCCTCGGCGACGACTTTGTACCCGTGCTCCTCCAGCATGGTCTTGAGGCCCATCCGGATCACGGGCTCGTCGTCGGCGATCAGGATCTTGAGGGCGTCCGGCATGGTCAGGCGACCGCCGGCTGCGGCAGGGTGATGACGACGCGCGCCCCGCCCGCGTTGGTGAAGACGATGCGGCCCTTCAGGTCGTCCTGGACGAGCGTGCGGACGATCTCGAGGCCGAGGTCGCTGGACCGCTCCGGCGCAAAGCCGTCGGGCAGCCCCACGCCGTCGTCGCGGACTTCGACCCGCAGGGCGTCGGGACCCGGCATCAGCACGATGACGACCTGCCCTTTCGCCCGTCCGGGGAAGGCGTGCTCCATCGCGTTCTGCAGCAGTTCGTTGACGACGAGCGCGAGGGACGTGGCCTGCTGGGTCGGGAGATGGACGTCGTCCCCGCTCACCCGGGCGTCGAGGTTGAAGCCGGGCGGCGCCATCGTCTGCGTCACGGTGTGGACCACGCGGTCGAGCATCTCGCGGACGCTCACGGTGCCGAGGCCCTCCGCGGCGAGGATCTCGTGCACCGCGGCGATGCTCAGGATCCGGTTGATCGTCTCGGTGAGCACCTCCCGGCCGGACACCTCCCGGCCGTCCCGCATCTGCAGGCGCAGCAGCATCGCGATCATCTGCAGATTGTTCTTGACGCGGTGGTGCAT contains:
- a CDS encoding response regulator, with translation MPDALKILIADDEPVIRMGLKTMLEEHGYKVVAEAPDGEEAVALAHKTSPDLIFMDIKMPGLDGVSAAATIMSRAPRPIILLTAWSERDLVQRAQEAGVLAYLVKPVREAELVPAIEIAMARFGELRTLQQEVGNLKETLETRKLVERAKGILMSREGIDEQEAFQRIQRQSRNTRTAMREIARAILVSDELRRTVPSQQATPIAVRTPADLLRVLSGIRLVPGGSAETDVMASGLEPLGYLRLTPGAEVSVEGYVTNRTPEGAYGLGIAFGLAPSPADREGLVAAVLQNAVRPGVLDAGGTAHSAYAQLLDEIITTQQRVTVSGFLRLLPDHASADHPDLPHLVEIHPVRSVATERGLVLPPISLDAPGGDEWTQVEDIHPMPFPDFQSPTRLAITGAALTFRHAPAEDTAYVYMTGRFYGGRSQFVEGRAFLFAFGDAPGRTRITAVAVPGTPGYDMVRRWLSAPPTGPLTLVGLRTLAVPSLFAPGGGRIDAVLCPVFRILPGTVKGAGVPAPTGRFELVPVGGPPPASPAAAPRNRARAARSSRDRKTRSRPRA